In the genome of Nocardia terpenica, one region contains:
- a CDS encoding MlaD family protein: protein MIRRCALILTTLVIASACGLDPTDIPVPGTTIAGASYPIRIEFTSVLNLPAKAKVLADGLEVGVLDRVDLADRRAVATVKLRAGVRIPASSTAEIRQATILGEPYIALLPSHDRAEPSLEPGATIPLARTRPPDSVEDLLRGMANVLANGRFGDLAEAVARANTAFPTDDEYRALATELHTDLHDMATGSADLDRILDGAARMSGDLAARRSAVDRALALGPARAAGLADVLFGVVDLAVGLGKLAGPAGALVWPIYPQTMDIYRAMRPLLLTVASADTTVPMNIDKLITLLRDKLIPYFGAPPNIRVTGQVAADPAQQADALIAALRSIGMVP from the coding sequence ATGATCCGCCGCTGCGCCCTGATCCTCACCACGCTGGTGATCGCGTCCGCGTGCGGTCTCGATCCGACCGATATTCCCGTGCCGGGCACCACGATCGCGGGCGCGAGCTATCCGATCCGGATCGAGTTCACCAGCGTGCTGAACCTGCCCGCGAAGGCGAAGGTGCTCGCCGACGGCCTGGAGGTCGGCGTGCTGGACCGCGTCGATCTCGCCGACCGGCGGGCGGTCGCCACCGTGAAACTCCGTGCGGGAGTGCGGATTCCGGCATCCAGTACGGCCGAGATCCGGCAGGCCACGATCCTCGGCGAGCCCTATATCGCGCTGCTACCCTCGCACGATCGCGCCGAGCCGTCGCTCGAGCCGGGGGCGACGATCCCCCTCGCCCGCACCCGCCCGCCGGACAGCGTCGAGGATCTGCTGCGCGGCATGGCGAATGTGCTGGCCAACGGCCGGTTCGGCGATCTGGCCGAGGCGGTCGCCCGCGCCAACACCGCCTTCCCCACCGACGACGAATACCGCGCCCTGGCCACCGAGTTACACACCGATCTGCACGACATGGCCACGGGCAGCGCCGATCTGGATCGGATTCTCGACGGGGCCGCCCGCATGAGCGGCGACCTCGCGGCCCGCAGGAGCGCCGTCGACCGGGCCCTGGCGCTCGGCCCGGCCCGGGCGGCGGGGCTCGCCGATGTGCTGTTCGGCGTGGTCGATCTCGCCGTCGGCCTCGGCAAGCTGGCCGGACCGGCCGGTGCGCTGGTGTGGCCCATCTACCCGCAAACCATGGACATCTACCGCGCCATGCGGCCGCTGCTGCTCACCGTCGCCTCCGCCGACACCACCGTGCCCATGAATATCGACAAGCTGATCACCCTGTTGCGCGACAAGCTGATTCCCTACTTCGGCGCACCGCCGAACATCCGCGTGACCGGTCAGGTCGCCGCCGACCCCGCACAGCAGGCCGATGCGCTCATCGCGGCCCTGCGATCGATCGGAATGGTGCCATGA
- a CDS encoding MlaD family protein encodes MTLRPLTSLAALLATTVAGLGYLGLGVLDLNPLRHTTTVTVRMASSGGLMDTSPVDLRGLRIGRVRSLTPTRAGIDAVVEFDARYRIPADSPVRVANLSAAGEQYLEFRPDSADGPYLSDGAVIPPDRVRVPVTAAEAMAAMNNLLGQLDPTVVAHLVDTVDRATAGRDAELDRLADSADLFARTLRDKRAAIARLWGNLQTLADDLDGHTATLSQVAPIVARADPEVVHLIRAFQDYSRVGENIWDDSLNPVMRKMNDYAGALAPDLALLATAIRPATAGLRSLRLDAGSIVDLLDGAFPGDGAARITLSRPN; translated from the coding sequence ATGACGCTTCGCCCACTCACCTCGCTCGCCGCGCTGCTGGCCACCACCGTCGCCGGACTGGGATATCTCGGCCTCGGCGTGCTCGACCTGAATCCCTTGCGCCACACCACAACCGTCACCGTGCGGATGGCGTCCTCGGGCGGACTGATGGACACCTCACCGGTCGACCTGCGCGGCCTGCGCATCGGACGCGTCCGCAGCCTCACCCCGACCCGCGCGGGCATCGACGCGGTCGTGGAATTCGATGCGCGATACCGGATTCCGGCCGACAGCCCGGTGCGGGTGGCGAACCTGTCCGCGGCGGGCGAACAGTATCTGGAATTCCGGCCGGACTCGGCGGACGGCCCCTATCTGAGCGACGGCGCGGTGATCCCACCGGATCGCGTCCGGGTGCCGGTCACCGCCGCCGAGGCCATGGCCGCGATGAACAACCTGCTGGGCCAGCTGGATCCGACCGTGGTGGCGCATCTCGTCGACACCGTCGACCGGGCCACCGCCGGGCGGGACGCCGAGCTGGATCGGCTCGCCGACAGCGCCGATCTGTTCGCGCGAACGCTGCGCGACAAACGGGCGGCCATCGCGCGGCTGTGGGGCAACCTCCAGACCCTCGCCGACGATCTCGACGGCCACACCGCGACCCTCTCTCAGGTCGCCCCGATCGTCGCGCGCGCCGATCCGGAGGTGGTGCACCTGATCAGGGCCTTCCAGGACTACTCCCGGGTCGGCGAGAACATCTGGGACGACTCGCTGAATCCGGTGATGCGCAAGATGAACGACTACGCCGGGGCCCTCGCACCGGATCTGGCGCTGCTGGCGACCGCCATTCGCCCCGCCACCGCCGGACTGCGCTCGCTGCGCCTGGACGCGGGCTCCATTGTGGACCTGCTCGACGGCGCGTTCCCCGGCGACGGGGCCGCCCGCATCACCCTCTCCCGCCCGAACTGA
- a CDS encoding CPBP family intramembrane glutamic endopeptidase: MSNSPTRAVESPAEAHAWAALGVYVLSTLIASAVLLAVQPHSGIDPAALSLVQFGPALGALATWLTFRNTVNRLRPEPVSARRVGLDVLTVVAACVLFWLLITMAAVVAGIATVGPAAVGGVPFLVFLVLQLIGAGGEELGWRGFMQPILESRVSRLAAISITGAVWALWHIQAFAAGPVTAICFFASAMGIAVILGYLGNGSFRQRALTAAIGHWLINIDCYLLAGDNTLDRPQIVFTAVSAVLIAAGVLAVRTQRA; this comes from the coding sequence ATGAGCAACAGCCCGACCCGCGCGGTGGAGTCACCGGCCGAGGCGCATGCCTGGGCCGCACTCGGTGTCTATGTACTGTCCACACTCATCGCCTCGGCCGTCCTCCTCGCGGTTCAGCCGCACTCGGGCATCGATCCGGCGGCGCTGTCGCTGGTCCAGTTCGGTCCGGCGCTCGGCGCGCTCGCGACCTGGCTGACGTTCCGCAACACAGTGAATCGCCTGCGACCCGAACCGGTGTCCGCCCGGCGGGTGGGCCTCGATGTGCTGACGGTGGTCGCGGCGTGCGTGCTGTTCTGGCTGCTGATCACGATGGCGGCCGTGGTGGCGGGCATTGCCACGGTCGGCCCCGCGGCGGTCGGCGGGGTGCCCTTCCTGGTGTTCCTGGTGCTGCAACTGATCGGCGCGGGCGGTGAGGAGCTCGGCTGGCGGGGCTTCATGCAGCCGATCCTGGAATCGCGCGTCTCCCGGCTCGCGGCGATCTCGATAACCGGTGCGGTGTGGGCACTCTGGCATATCCAGGCATTCGCGGCGGGCCCGGTCACCGCGATCTGTTTCTTCGCCTCGGCCATGGGAATCGCGGTCATTCTGGGATATCTCGGCAATGGCAGCTTCCGCCAGCGGGCGCTGACCGCGGCGATCGGCCACTGGTTGATCAATATCGATTGTTATCTGCTGGCGGGTGACAATACGCTGGATCGTCCGCAGATCGTCTTCACCGCGGTGTCCGCCGTGCTCATTGCCGCGGGCGTGCTGGCGGTACGCACTCAGCGCGCGTGA
- a CDS encoding LLM class flavin-dependent oxidoreductase — translation MTVPLSVLDLSPISAGSTAQQALRNTIDLARHAERWGYHRYWLAEHHFAAVAGSAPATLIGLVAAATARIRVGSAAMQMGHHTSASVVEAFGTIDALHPGRLDLGLGRSGHRGARYAAAAEPKGSRPESDSTAGHAVIRDGVVVPPPFDWNRIVDRSKSRAALAALQQRGAQPPDFAEQVDEVCALLDGTFTGADGIALHAVPGEGAQVQLWLVGSSAGESAEIAGRHGLPFAAAYHIAPGTALDAVAAYRAAFRPSHHLSRPYVVVSADVVVAVDDTTARHLASTYGHWVYSIRSGSGAADYLDPDTTAPLTPEQLRLVEDRLATQFVGAPTTVVDRLRALRQATAADELLITTITHRHEDRLKSHRLLSEAWRSAQGLSR, via the coding sequence GTGACCGTGCCGCTGTCCGTCCTCGATCTGTCCCCGATCAGTGCCGGGTCCACCGCACAGCAGGCGCTGCGCAATACGATCGATCTGGCGCGGCATGCGGAGCGGTGGGGCTATCACCGGTACTGGCTTGCCGAGCATCATTTCGCCGCGGTGGCCGGATCCGCCCCGGCCACGCTGATCGGCCTGGTCGCCGCCGCCACCGCACGGATTCGGGTCGGCTCGGCGGCGATGCAGATGGGCCACCACACCTCGGCCTCCGTCGTGGAGGCGTTCGGCACGATCGACGCGCTCCATCCGGGCAGGCTGGACCTGGGCCTCGGGCGGTCGGGTCATCGTGGCGCCCGGTACGCGGCAGCCGCCGAGCCGAAAGGATCTCGGCCCGAGTCGGATTCGACCGCCGGGCATGCGGTGATCCGTGACGGCGTCGTGGTGCCACCACCGTTCGACTGGAACCGCATCGTCGATCGATCGAAATCCCGTGCCGCCCTTGCCGCCCTACAGCAGCGCGGCGCGCAGCCGCCGGATTTCGCGGAGCAGGTCGACGAGGTGTGCGCCCTACTGGACGGGACCTTTACCGGCGCGGATGGTATTGCGCTGCACGCGGTTCCGGGTGAGGGCGCGCAGGTGCAGCTGTGGTTGGTCGGCAGCTCGGCGGGCGAGAGCGCGGAAATCGCCGGGCGGCACGGACTTCCGTTCGCCGCGGCCTACCACATCGCGCCGGGTACCGCCCTGGACGCGGTCGCCGCCTATCGCGCGGCCTTCCGGCCGTCGCATCACCTGTCCCGCCCGTATGTCGTGGTGTCCGCCGATGTGGTTGTCGCGGTGGATGATACGACCGCCCGGCACCTGGCCTCGACCTACGGTCACTGGGTATACAGCATCCGCAGCGGCAGCGGTGCGGCGGACTACCTCGACCCGGACACGACCGCACCGCTGACCCCGGAGCAACTGCGCCTGGTAGAAGACCGACTGGCCACCCAGTTCGTCGGCGCACCCACCACCGTCGTCGACCGCCTCCGAGCCCTGCGGCAAGCCACGGCCGCGGACGAACTCTTGATCACCACCATCACCCACCGCCACGAAGACCGCCTGAAATCCCACCGCCTCCTCTCCGAGGCGTGGCGTTCGGCTCAGGGTTTGTCGAGGTAG
- a CDS encoding response regulator transcription factor — protein MRIVVAEDLYLLRDGIVRLLDAYGHRVVATAATGPETLDALLTWRPDVAIVDVRMPPTHTDEGLRAALAARRELPGLPILILSQHVEQLYARELLADGASGIGYFLKDSVFDADQFIDALERVADGGTAMDPAVITALLSNGLSNRRLERLTEREHSVLALMAEGLSNQAIAQRLFLSESAISKYTTSLFEKLGITDDGNNNRRVLAVLTYLDKP, from the coding sequence ATGCGAATCGTCGTAGCCGAAGACCTCTACCTCCTGCGCGACGGGATCGTCCGTCTCCTCGACGCCTACGGACACCGGGTGGTGGCCACCGCGGCCACCGGTCCCGAGACCCTCGACGCGCTGCTGACCTGGCGGCCGGACGTGGCCATCGTCGACGTCCGGATGCCGCCGACCCACACGGACGAGGGCCTGCGGGCGGCGCTCGCCGCTCGCCGGGAGCTGCCCGGACTGCCGATCTTGATCCTCTCCCAGCACGTCGAACAGCTTTACGCCCGTGAACTTCTGGCCGACGGCGCCAGTGGGATCGGCTACTTCCTCAAAGACAGCGTGTTCGACGCCGACCAGTTCATCGACGCCCTCGAGCGCGTCGCCGACGGCGGAACCGCGATGGACCCGGCGGTCATCACCGCATTGCTGTCCAATGGATTATCGAACCGGCGGTTGGAACGGCTCACCGAGCGCGAACATTCCGTGCTCGCGCTGATGGCGGAAGGACTGTCCAACCAGGCCATCGCCCAGCGCCTGTTCCTCAGCGAGAGCGCCATCAGCAAGTACACCACCTCCCTGTTCGAGAAACTCGGAATCACCGATGACGGCAACAACAATCGCCGCGTCCTCGCCGTCCTCACCTACCTCGACAAACCCTGA
- a CDS encoding sensor histidine kinase produces the protein MRQLMSWMARACVGFVRACVVLAVSMLVPAVWVAMAGIDIWWGANPWSWIAPFVWACLGTLLLSRQVCRVFRFLVARWTGTVIPAGYRQAGPVVRMSTGYWWNGYSYERSSRDAHQDQRLRLWWSDPATWRDLRFAAIAPVTAGVAAAVPPAGVAVAVLGLARPGFASSLAGVLGIVVATAAAPYAWRLVEPVSVRFLRPPPATTLAERVDELTSQRADITVAQAAEIRRIERDLHDGAQARLVALGLSLATAERFMKTDPDRAMALLREARAGARASLTELRELVRGISPPVLTERGLVDAVRALAMDSPLETTVSADLPLHLDPPIESAVYFGVAELLTNAVKHAHATRARISFDRNDIGLVVEVEDDGRGGAGMRPGGGLEGLRRRLAVFDGSLEVTSPHGGPTSARMVLPCESS, from the coding sequence GTGCGACAACTGATGTCGTGGATGGCGAGAGCCTGCGTGGGGTTCGTGCGAGCCTGCGTTGTGCTGGCCGTCAGCATGCTGGTCCCCGCCGTATGGGTTGCCATGGCGGGGATCGATATCTGGTGGGGCGCGAACCCGTGGTCGTGGATAGCGCCGTTCGTGTGGGCCTGCCTCGGCACGCTCCTGCTCTCGCGCCAGGTGTGCCGGGTGTTCCGCTTCCTCGTCGCGAGGTGGACGGGCACCGTCATTCCCGCCGGATACCGGCAGGCCGGGCCGGTGGTGCGGATGTCGACCGGATACTGGTGGAACGGCTACTCCTACGAGCGCAGCAGCCGGGACGCCCACCAGGATCAGCGGTTGCGGCTCTGGTGGAGCGATCCCGCCACGTGGCGTGACCTGCGATTCGCGGCGATCGCGCCGGTCACCGCGGGCGTGGCCGCGGCCGTCCCCCCGGCCGGAGTCGCGGTGGCGGTCCTCGGACTCGCTCGACCAGGGTTCGCCAGCTCCCTCGCCGGGGTGCTCGGCATCGTCGTGGCCACCGCCGCCGCCCCCTACGCCTGGCGGCTGGTCGAGCCCGTATCCGTCCGCTTCCTGCGCCCGCCGCCCGCGACGACGCTCGCGGAACGGGTCGATGAATTGACTTCCCAGCGTGCGGATATCACGGTCGCGCAGGCCGCCGAGATCCGCCGGATAGAGCGGGACCTGCACGATGGGGCGCAGGCGCGGCTGGTCGCGCTCGGGCTCTCGTTGGCGACCGCGGAGAGGTTCATGAAGACCGACCCCGACCGGGCAATGGCGCTGCTGCGGGAGGCACGCGCCGGTGCCCGCGCGTCCCTGACCGAGCTCCGCGAGCTGGTCCGGGGCATCAGCCCGCCGGTGCTGACCGAGCGCGGGCTGGTCGACGCCGTCCGCGCCCTCGCCATGGACAGCCCACTCGAAACGACGGTCAGCGCCGACCTCCCACTACACCTGGACCCGCCGATCGAGTCCGCCGTGTACTTCGGAGTCGCCGAACTGCTGACCAACGCGGTCAAGCATGCGCACGCGACGCGGGCGCGGATCTCCTTCGACCGCAACGATATCGGCCTCGTCGTCGAGGTCGAGGACGACGGCCGGGGCGGGGCGGGCATGCGCCCCGGCGGCGGGCTCGAAGGGCTGCGCCGCCGCCTCGCCGTTTTCGACGGCTCCCTGGAGGTCACCAGCCCGCACGGCGGCCCGACCAGTGCGAGGATGGTGCTGCCATGCGAATCGTCGTAG
- a CDS encoding DUF6790 family protein, with protein MTAIDIVSTASPFAVALLGGAVASRRARRRNENPMDAWIRWCIAGIVYFSLWVVVWFWAAPELTADAVGFARSPFQFEVAGANLATGVLGLIAFHRPEWRLPLTTACAIFWWHAALGHIYQALAHHDHTYNNTYGPLTIDLLPAALILLLARQRAARDAER; from the coding sequence ATGACCGCCATCGACATCGTTTCCACCGCCAGCCCGTTCGCGGTGGCACTCCTCGGCGGCGCCGTCGCGTCGCGCCGCGCGCGCCGCCGCAACGAGAATCCGATGGATGCGTGGATCCGCTGGTGCATAGCCGGGATCGTGTATTTCAGCCTGTGGGTCGTGGTGTGGTTCTGGGCAGCTCCCGAATTAACGGCCGACGCAGTAGGTTTCGCCCGTTCGCCCTTCCAGTTCGAGGTAGCGGGCGCAAACCTGGCCACCGGAGTACTCGGCCTGATAGCCTTCCACCGCCCCGAATGGCGCCTCCCCCTGACCACCGCCTGCGCAATCTTCTGGTGGCACGCAGCCCTCGGCCACATCTACCAAGCCCTCGCCCACCACGACCACACCTACAACAACACCTACGGTCCCCTGACCATCGACCTCCTACCCGCCGCACTCATCCTGCTCTTGGCCCGCCAGCGGGCGGCCCGGGACGCCGAACGGTAG
- a CDS encoding DUF6879 family protein: MEFRGGDDWDDLFHECRESAYHMEVRDTYAVASESEPLRRFLEGEPPPVYDKSDWTDLIREMTGRGVAVSRIRVVTVPHSDYQRWLLSVTGENVGAGEDIRYLPRHLVDTADVPADDWWLFDGRRVAFNLVDQAGCPAGVAVTTDPEIAAYCRAVRQRLWPSATPYREYIDESPVDSR, from the coding sequence GTGGAATTTCGCGGAGGTGACGACTGGGACGATCTGTTTCACGAGTGCCGAGAGTCGGCCTATCACATGGAGGTTCGTGACACCTATGCGGTAGCGAGTGAGTCCGAGCCGCTGCGGCGATTCCTCGAGGGTGAACCGCCGCCGGTCTACGACAAGTCCGACTGGACCGACCTGATCCGGGAGATGACGGGACGCGGCGTCGCGGTGAGCCGGATCCGCGTCGTCACGGTGCCGCACAGTGATTACCAGCGGTGGCTGTTGTCGGTGACCGGTGAGAATGTCGGAGCGGGCGAGGACATTCGTTACCTGCCAAGGCATCTCGTCGATACCGCCGATGTTCCGGCGGATGACTGGTGGCTGTTCGACGGGCGGCGTGTCGCGTTCAATCTGGTCGACCAGGCCGGGTGCCCCGCGGGTGTCGCGGTCACAACCGATCCGGAGATCGCCGCGTACTGCCGGGCTGTCCGACAGCGGCTGTGGCCGTCGGCGACGCCGTATCGGGAGTACATCGACGAATCCCCGGTGGACAGCCGGTAG
- a CDS encoding helix-turn-helix domain-containing protein, whose translation MTDSVHEAREALGKRLREIRRDAGITGRELAAREGWHESKVSRIEHGKARPSSADLHAYCLHCNANEQLPDLLASLHNIDSAWLEWRRLLGTGVTRGQQLALKLESETTLIRNYEPQIVPGLLQTAEYAEAKLRRVIEFFRLPDDVDAGVAKRMERQQILYRRDRRFHFLISEASLYTTVGDDHVMRGQLDRLQAIIGMPRVTLGIVPLMAEALVVAEGFMMFDHRMVKVEAHTAELTVTQPREIALYGRAFDTLAGQSMKGDAARELICQALDARSR comes from the coding sequence GTGACCGATTCAGTCCATGAAGCACGGGAAGCTCTTGGCAAGCGGCTCCGCGAGATTCGCCGCGACGCCGGAATCACGGGCCGAGAGCTTGCCGCGCGCGAGGGCTGGCACGAATCCAAGGTCTCCCGAATCGAGCACGGCAAGGCCAGGCCATCCAGCGCCGATCTGCACGCCTACTGCCTGCATTGTAACGCGAACGAGCAGTTGCCCGACCTGCTCGCGAGCCTCCACAACATCGACTCCGCATGGTTGGAGTGGCGGCGACTACTCGGCACAGGGGTGACGCGCGGTCAACAACTGGCGTTGAAGCTCGAATCCGAGACGACTCTCATCCGGAACTACGAACCACAGATCGTCCCCGGCCTCCTGCAAACCGCAGAGTACGCCGAGGCCAAGCTCCGCCGGGTGATCGAATTCTTCCGCCTGCCCGATGATGTGGACGCCGGAGTGGCCAAACGCATGGAGCGCCAACAGATCCTCTACCGCCGTGACCGTCGCTTCCACTTCCTTATCAGCGAGGCATCGTTATACACGACGGTGGGAGACGACCATGTGATGCGGGGCCAGCTGGACCGCCTACAGGCGATCATCGGAATGCCCCGCGTCACACTGGGAATCGTCCCACTGATGGCCGAAGCGCTGGTCGTGGCCGAGGGTTTCATGATGTTCGACCACCGCATGGTGAAGGTCGAAGCCCACACCGCCGAGCTGACAGTGACCCAACCCCGCGAGATCGCGCTGTACGGCCGCGCTTTCGACACCCTGGCCGGTCAATCGATGAAGGGTGACGCAGCGCGGGAGCTGATCTGTCAGGCTCTGGATGCACGTTCCAGGTGA
- a CDS encoding cytochrome P450, producing MTGPVSEQALPHYPFSSRGDRLAPELDDLRTRCPVARVSTNSGDEAWLVTGYELARHVLRERKFARSILADTDSPMQDTPILAPELLDAMNHLQQAGLRDEALRALGRNQPDLPAEWVAEVTREGLDAMVREGEPGDVQRYFAEWVAAQCMCRLLGLPFADHEWLTVRADLDLTMVTPTPDELAHNWEEIRYYMHTHMASRRPGEPRGLLDRLADLNIGDHRLTDRQLSNIAAVLFVSGYEDFASFLGVAVLHLLQRPEVMAAVRAHPETMPHCVEELLRCSVVLGNAIPRFVTENGELGTETIEKGDLILLSLDAVNYDPTAFPAPDTFDPTRSPNPHMRFGYGRHHCPGAHLVRRQSTTAFLVLLEHLPQLRLAVPLEEVPWHPNRMAIMPAGIPVRM from the coding sequence ATGACCGGACCCGTCTCCGAACAAGCTCTGCCGCACTATCCTTTCAGCTCCCGGGGCGACCGGCTCGCTCCCGAACTCGACGACCTGCGGACCCGCTGCCCCGTGGCCCGGGTCAGCACCAACTCCGGTGACGAGGCGTGGCTGGTCACCGGGTATGAGCTGGCCCGACATGTGTTGCGGGAGCGTAAGTTTGCTCGATCAATCCTCGCCGATACCGACAGTCCGATGCAGGACACCCCGATCCTGGCACCCGAATTGCTCGATGCCATGAACCACCTCCAGCAGGCCGGTCTGCGCGACGAAGCACTCAGGGCGCTCGGCCGCAATCAGCCCGACCTGCCTGCGGAGTGGGTTGCCGAGGTCACCCGCGAGGGACTGGATGCGATGGTTCGCGAGGGCGAGCCTGGCGATGTTCAGCGCTACTTCGCGGAATGGGTTGCCGCCCAATGCATGTGCCGCCTGCTCGGTCTGCCGTTCGCCGATCACGAATGGCTCACCGTCCGAGCCGATCTCGACCTGACCATGGTCACCCCCACCCCGGACGAGCTCGCCCACAACTGGGAAGAGATCCGGTACTACATGCACACCCACATGGCATCCCGGCGACCCGGAGAGCCCCGCGGCCTGCTGGATCGCCTCGCGGACCTCAACATTGGCGACCACCGCCTCACCGACAGGCAGCTGTCGAACATCGCGGCGGTCCTATTCGTCAGCGGTTACGAGGATTTCGCCAGTTTCCTGGGGGTCGCGGTCCTGCATCTCCTCCAGCGCCCCGAAGTCATGGCAGCCGTCCGCGCCCACCCGGAGACGATGCCGCACTGCGTGGAGGAGTTGCTGCGCTGTAGTGTCGTGCTGGGCAACGCAATCCCCCGCTTCGTCACCGAGAACGGCGAACTCGGCACCGAGACAATCGAAAAGGGCGACCTGATCCTCCTCTCTCTCGACGCGGTCAACTACGACCCCACCGCCTTCCCCGCCCCCGACACCTTCGACCCCACCCGCTCCCCCAACCCGCACATGCGATTCGGCTACGGCCGCCATCATTGCCCGGGGGCGCACCTGGTTCGGCGACAATCGACTACGGCCTTCCTCGTACTGCTCGAGCACCTACCACAGCTCCGCCTCGCGGTTCCGCTGGAGGAGGTGCCTTGGCATCCGAATCGGATGGCAATCATGCCAGCGGGTATTCCGGTGAGGATGTGA
- a CDS encoding cytochrome P450 family protein, whose product MKQREVIPVPAVEPGTAGPPCAYARLRAEQPVVEARLPNGETGWLLSRYEDARAAFADPRLVRPLLSAWPPRDGADAPPPCLPTFLEMTGEQHKRVRRAVLPLFGRRRLEFMAPRIRAMAHRLIDAMVAEGNPADLVAHYVDPLPLQVLCETVGIPHEDRETYLPHTLTLLGAAGLSMEEVLTALYALQDYASELVSRREIEGGRDDYLGILLADGTLTRDDVVSFVVTMLMAGYKTNIQHTGNAILTLLTHPEQLRSLRDDPEGIDTAVEELLRFVPLMNAINILVAEEDYVLHGRQIRAGDAVVPVPASANRDPAAFADPDRLDLNRKPNAHIAFGHGSHSCIGGHLSRLQLSVAVRVLLERLPDIALAVPAESIPWDESTPLRAPARLPVRW is encoded by the coding sequence ATGAAGCAGCGTGAGGTTATTCCGGTTCCGGCCGTCGAGCCGGGCACCGCGGGGCCGCCGTGCGCGTATGCCCGGCTGCGTGCCGAGCAGCCTGTCGTCGAGGCGCGGTTGCCCAATGGTGAGACGGGGTGGCTGCTGAGCCGCTACGAGGATGCGCGCGCGGCATTCGCCGATCCGCGGCTCGTGCGGCCGCTGCTGTCGGCCTGGCCGCCGCGTGACGGGGCGGACGCACCGCCGCCGTGCCTGCCGACATTCCTGGAAATGACCGGGGAGCAGCACAAACGCGTGCGCCGGGCCGTGCTGCCGCTGTTCGGGAGGCGGCGGCTGGAATTCATGGCGCCGCGAATCCGGGCGATGGCGCATCGACTGATCGATGCGATGGTGGCCGAGGGCAATCCGGCGGATCTTGTCGCGCATTATGTCGACCCGCTGCCGTTGCAGGTGCTGTGCGAGACGGTCGGGATTCCGCACGAGGATCGCGAAACGTATCTTCCGCACACCCTCACCCTGCTCGGAGCCGCCGGGCTGTCGATGGAGGAGGTGCTGACGGCGCTGTACGCGCTACAGGATTACGCGTCGGAACTCGTGTCCCGCAGGGAGATCGAGGGCGGGCGCGACGATTACCTCGGTATCTTGCTGGCGGACGGCACTCTGACTCGGGACGATGTGGTGAGTTTTGTCGTCACCATGCTGATGGCGGGCTACAAGACCAATATTCAGCACACCGGCAATGCCATACTGACACTGCTCACCCACCCCGAGCAGTTGCGGAGCCTCCGGGACGACCCCGAGGGGATCGATACCGCGGTGGAGGAGTTGCTGCGGTTCGTGCCGCTGATGAATGCCATCAATATCCTTGTCGCGGAGGAGGATTACGTCCTGCACGGTCGGCAGATCCGCGCCGGTGACGCGGTGGTGCCGGTCCCCGCCTCCGCCAACCGCGACCCGGCGGCGTTCGCCGATCCCGACCGGCTCGATTTGAACCGGAAACCCAACGCGCACATTGCGTTCGGGCACGGATCGCACTCGTGTATCGGCGGGCATCTGAGCAGGTTGCAACTTTCCGTCGCCGTGCGGGTGCTGCTGGAGCGGCTGCCCGATATCGCGCTCGCGGTGCCCGCGGAGTCGATTCCGTGGGACGAGTCCACGCCGTTGCGCGCACCGGCACGGCTGCCGGTGCGCTGGTGA